The Gopherus evgoodei ecotype Sinaloan lineage chromosome 8, rGopEvg1_v1.p, whole genome shotgun sequence genome includes a region encoding these proteins:
- the C8H5orf15 gene encoding keratinocyte-associated transmembrane protein 2: MAAARERRRAAVREASPPGRALSLSLLLLLVGLAWPACGLPVNATADAPKNDSEVLNTSQFSTPSLPNLITTTKKPSSATLKVDNIVTLRPAIVRDDPATSAATHSTSVSPISEMDVDASEDTKIVEEGLLTDFKDILNSSPPTAKETVELDGRDDYGPYEGTSNSRYNTDLDLPEDEKTDSFGSYNEHIKSHDAKIKDSVSGLEEDTHFFFHLVIIAFLVAAVYITYHNKRKIFLLVQSRRWRDGLCSRTVEYHRLDQNVNEAMPSLKITNDYIF, translated from the exons ATGGCCGCTGCCAGGGAGAGGAGACGGGCGGCTGTGAGAGAGGCGTCCCCGCCGGGCcgggccctgtccttgtccctgctgctgctgctcgttGGCCTGGCCTGGCCGGCCTGCGGCCTGCCGGTCAATG ctactGCAGATGCTCCTAAAAATGACAGTGAAGTATTAAATACATCTCAGTTTTCAACACCCAGTCTGCCCAATTTGATAACTACAACAAAAAAACCGTCCTCAGCAACTCTTAAAGTCGATAATATTGTCACGCTTAGACCAGCTATCGTGAGGGATGACCCAGCCACATCTGCTGCTACTCATTCCACATCTGTTAGCCCCATTTCAGAAATGGATGTGGATGCTTCTGAAGATACTAAAATTGTGGAAGAGGGTCTCCTAACAGATTTCAAAGACATACTGAATAGTTCACCACCAACAGCAAAAGAAACTGTGGAGCTTGATGGGCGCGATGACTATGGCCCTTATGAGGGGACGTCCAATTCCAGATATAATACAGACCTAGATTTGCCGGAAGATGAGAAGACTGATAGCTTTGGCAGTTATAATGAGCACATTAAATCTCATGATGCCAAGATAAAGGATTCTGTCTCGGGATTGGAAGAAGACACCCATTTCTTTTTCCACCTGGTTATTATTGCTTtcttagtagctgctgtttatatCACATATCATAATAAGAGAAAG ATCTTTTTATTGGTCCAGAGCCGAAGGTGGCGTGATGGTCTTTGCTCGAGAACAGTGGAATATCATCGTTTAGATCAAAATGTTAATGAAGCAATGCCTTCACTGAAGATAACCAatgattacattttttaa